In Gilliamella sp. B3022, the sequence ATATATCGTTTTCTTGGCTTGGTAGCACATTTTCAGTGTTTGCAGTACTTGGGCATTTTTTTTCATTATATATATTGTTCTTTTTAATCTGTATACCAACACTATGGTTAAGAAAATATTTATGCCATGCTATTCTTGCTATTTTGTTTAGTCTTATTCAGATAACATTATATGTTGATACAATTGTCTTTCAACAATATCGATTCCACATTAATGAATCAGTTTTATCAATGGTATTGTCGGGTCAAATTGTTGATTTTTCGATAGCAACTTATCTGCTAATGCTGGTACTTATTGTCGTTTCATTTTGTGCTGAATATCTTATTATCTATATTATTGATTTCAAAATATCAAAACCACACAGTAAAACGAATGCAATTTTATTTTCTACGCTGTTGTTGATTGTTTCTTTATTTATTAGCCAATTCGGACATATGGTTGCTTTTTATTATGCTTATTCCCCAATAATGGTGGTGAAAGAATATATTCCGCTCTATCGTCCATTGACTTCAAAAAAAATCATGAATTTTTTTGATAAGCAAGGAGAGCGAAAAGTTGTTTATGATAAGGATTATATCAACGCAACTATAGATTATCCTAAAAATCCATTAGTCATTAACCCAGAAAATAAAAAACTTAAAAACATAATGTTTATTGTTTTAGATTCATGGCGATACGATACTTTCAGTAATGAAATTTCTCCAAATACCTTCCAGTTTGTTAAGAACAACGATGGCGTTGTCTTTAATAATCATTATTCTACAGGTAATGCAACGCGCACGGGTATTTTTGGACTTTTTTACGGTATTCCAGGTACCTATTGGGATTCATTTTTACGTGGTAGTATTCCGTCTTTATTTATTACAACTTTACAGAAAGAAAATTATAATATTGGTATTTTTACATCAGCTAAAGTTACTGCACCTGAATTTGACCGAACTGCGTTTGTTACCATTGAAAATTTAAGAATCAGTAGTAAAGATGGCTCTGCATCTAAACGGGATAAACAAATCACTGACGATTGGTTATCATGGTATAAATCGCGAGATACCTCAAGGCCAACGTTTTCTTTTTTATTTTATGATGCACCACATGCTTATGATTTTCCTGATGATTTTCCAGTTAGGTTTAAACCCATTGGCGATCTTAATTATATGACATTAAATAATGATACAGATCCTTTGCCAATTTTTAATCGTTATAAACAAAGCGTTTATTATGATGATTATTTATTACAAAGTATTTATGATGAACTTATTAAATCAGACTCATTAAATGATACATTGTTAATTATCACTGGTGATCATAGTCAAGAAATGAATGATAATAAACTCGGTTTTTGGGGGCATAATGGTAATTATACCGATGCTCAAACTAAAGTACCTTTTATTATTATTGGTGCGACAGAATTAGGCAATTTGATAAATAACAGTAATAAATTAACTAACCATGAAGATGTTGTTCCATCCCTGATGAAGCATTATTTATATGTTGAAAATGATATAAAGGATTACTCTACTGGATATGATTTATTTAAACCTATAACTGATCGTAATTGGTTATTAATGTCCAACTACAGTTCTTATGCAGTTAGAACATCTGATAATATTTACTTTGTTAATAGAATTGGTATTAGTCGTTATATGGATCTGCACAATCATGAGCTTAATGAAGTACCAAATTACCAATATATTCAAGAAGCAATGAAAAATATGAGTTATTTTTTCAATCGAGAAAAAAATGATTAAAATATTAGAACTTTATCATCTAGTACCATTGAAGAATTCCATCCGCCAGTTCATGGCGGATAGTAATATGATTTAACGAACATCAGCACAATTTAAACAATAAATATAACGATTTTGAGTGTCGTTAAAATTATTCCATAAAGATATATGTTGTTGTAGCTGTTTTGCTTCAGGGAGATGTTCAAAGAATATCTCAGCTGTTGAGTGAGGTAATATAGCTATCATATCTGAATATAATGCATTAAACCAGTTTACTTCAGGTTTTGGCCAATCAATTCTATAATCAGTTAAATCTGCTAATGTTGCTGCTATTTCAACAGCATCATCGAAATCACCTAACTTATCAACGAGTCCTATATTGTTTGCCTCTGATCCTAACCATACTTGACCTTGTCCAATTTTATCCACTTGTTTTGTAGTCATTTTTCGCGCTTTTGCTACCAGTGAAATGAATTTTTGATAGCCATTGTTGATGTTCATTTGAATTAATTGACTTGTTTCTTCAGGCAAGTTTTTAGTTAAATTATTGCCTGCTAATGGTGATGTGCTTACTCCATCACTATAAACACCAACATGAGATAAAGAATTTTCAAATGTTGGAATAATACCAAATATACCTATAGAGCCTGTAATGGTGTTCGGACTAGCAACAATATAATCAGATTCAGTTGAGATCCAGTACCCACCTGATGCAGCCATTCCTCCCATAGAAACAACGACTGGAATTTTATAACTACGTAAAGCTTCTAATTCACTGCGAATTGCTTCAGATGCATCAACACTTCCCCCAGGGCTATTTACTCGTAACACTACGGCTTGCACATTATGCTTATCTAGATTTTGACGAATTTCTTTAAGTTGCTGAACAATATCTTGGCTTCCTGCTACAGCACGACTATTTTCACTATTATTGATAGTACCATTAACAAATACAACAGCGATAAGTGGAGTGTTGCTCTTATTATTATCACTTATTAATTGTTCTTCTTCTGATTTGAGTAGATAATCGTAAATGCTAATTTCATGTTGATCAATGAATTCTAATTCATATTGATGATTTGAAGTAATGATATCAACTAAACCATTAGATAAAGCATATTGAGCCATATTGCCATTTACAGATTTCAATTCTGATAGCATTTTTTCAGGTGTGGGTACTAATTGGGTATTGGCTTTTTTTCGTTGTGTTGAGATATCATTAAGATAATTATCCCACATAAGAGTTAACCAACGAGTTGTATTATTTCTTGCTTCTTCTGACATATTATCGCGAACAAATGGTTCAATGGCAGATTTATACGTTCCTACTCTGAAAACATGCGTATTAACTTTTAAATTATCAAGTAGAGTTTTATAGTACAAATTGTTAGCAGATAATCCATATACATTGACTGAACCAAGAGGTGTTAGATAGATTTTATTGGCATAACTCGCTAAATAATATTGGCTTTGATTATAAGTTGTACCAAAAGCATAAATTGGTTTTTTTGCTTCTTTGAATTTTGTTAAATATTTACCCACATATTGTAAAGAGCTCAAATCAGCACCAACAAAATTATCTAACTTCAAAACCATGCTTTTAATATTTGGATCGATGGTTGCTTGAGCAATTTTTTGAGTTAATACGAATAAGCTATTTTCGCGCGATGTATTGATTTTCTTGCCATATATTTTATTTTGTAAGGCATAGATTTCATCACTGTAATTCGTGTTATCGACAATCACACCTTCAAGATCTAAAACTAATGAACCATATTGAGGTACTGTATTTTGTTTTTTGGCTTCTTTTATTAAGCCAATACCTCCGAAGATAATCAGAATAATAACTAAGAATATCAAATTAAGAAACATTTCTCGTATTACATTAATCACTTTCCAAATAGATTTTATGACAGATAATGCAGACATAATTATTAGTCCTTGTTAACAATAACTTTAATTTTTTGTTTCATTATTACGTTTTTTGAAATATTTTTTATCTTCAAATCGTAAACATGTTAGTTTTCCACCCCAACAACATCCGGTATCAAGTGCATAAATATTTTCGGGTGTTCCTTTACCATTTAACGCAGCCCAATGTCCAAAAGCAATATTGTATTCTGGGGGTATTTTACTTGGCAATAAAAACCAAGGTTTAAGTTTTACTGGTGCTTGTTCAGGTGATTTTTTAAAATAAAAATCTAATCGACCATCTTCATAACAAAAACGCATACGTGTTAACGCATTGGCAATATAACGTAGGCGATCTAATCCTTGTAATTCTGATGACCATTCATCAGGAAAGTTACCATACATATTATCTAAAAATAAGGGATATGAATCACTAGATAACATGACACTCAGATCCTGAGCGCACTTTTTTAGTAATTCAAGATCCCATTGTGGTGAAATACCTGCATGGGTCATGATTAATTTTAATGAATCATCAATCTGAACCAATGGCTGTTTACGTAGCCAGTTCATAAGCTCATCATAGTCGGGAGCATTGATGACTTCATCTAAATTATCTTTCTTTTAGTAAGTGTAACACCAGCATATACCGATAATAAATGCAAATCATGATTTCCCAATACCATGCGAATTTTTTGACTATGTTGCTTAACAAATCGTAAAACATCTAGTGATTTAGGGCCACGGGCAACAAGATCCCCTGTTAACCATAAAGTATCTGAAGAGGCAAATTTTGCTTTTTCGAGTAATCGCATAAATTCATCATAACAGCCATGAATATCACCAATGAGTAAATTTGCCATAAAGCTATTTCCATGCATTTGCAAGCTGGCAATATTGTTGAACAGTTATATTTTCAGCACGTAAATTTGGATCAATATTTAGTTCTACTAATTGTTCAACTGTAAACATATTACCTAAACTGTTACGAATTGTTTTTCGGCGTTGATTAAATGCTTCGGTTGTAATACGAGAAAGTATTTTGACATCATTGACTTGATGAAGTTTTTCTTTGTAAGGGATCAATTTTACAACCGCAGAGTCAACTTTTGGTGCTGGTTTAAATGATGTTGGGGGTACTTCCAATACTGGAATAATTTGGCAATAATATTGTGCCATGACACTTAATCTACCATAATCTTTACTATTAGGTGCCGCAACAAGTCGAGTTACGACTTCTTTTTGTAACATAAAATGCATATCAACAATGATATTGGCATATTCAAATAAATGGAACATTAACGGTGTAGAAATGTTATAGGGTAAATTACCAAATACTCTTAATGGTTTACCTAATTGTTGGTTTAACTCATTAAAGTTAAAGGTTAAAGCATCTTGTTCGATAACAGTCAATTTATTCTTTAACAAAGGGTTATCAATCAATCTACTGGCTAAATCTCTATCAATTTCTATAACCGTTAAATGATCAACGTATTTACTGACTGGAACTGTTAATGCAGCTAGCCCAGGACCAATTTCTACTAGAGCTTGATCTGTTTTAGGTTGTATGGCTGCAACAATACTTTCAATAATATAGTCATCATGTAAAAAATTTTGTCCGAATCGTTTACGGGCAAAATGCCCTTGATGAACACGATTATTCATGCTTATTTTCACCTGTAATGTTAATGTAGGCATCGCCTTTTAATTCTTGGATCCACACTTGAGCTTCCTCGCTAAATTTACGATTGAATATTAATCGGTAAGCCCGATCTTGTTTAATTGCATTGGTTCCATCAGTTTGTTTAGTCTCGATTAGTTGAATCAAATGCCAACCGAAGGATGATTTAACTGGCTGGCTGATCTCACCTTTTTTCAAATGAACTAAAGCATTTCTAAATCCACTGTCATAGACCTCTGGACGATTCCAACCTAAATTCCCTCCATTTTCGGCTGATCCAGGATCCTCTGAATTAGCTTTTGCAGCTGCTTCAAAACTCATTGTACCATTGATTATTGATTTACGAATATCATTCAATTTTTGTCTAGCTATTTGGTCTGTCACCAATACATTCGTTTTAATTAAAATATGGCGAGCATTCATTTCTTCAATTGTATATTTTTTTGGGGCTTCTTTGCGGGTATCATCTACCTTTAAAATGTGTAAACCAACACCAGAACGAATTGGGCCAATAATACTGCCTTTCTGTGCTCTAACAAGTCGTTCTTCAAAGATAGTTGGTAGCTCGTTAAGTTTATTCCAACCCATATTGCCACCTTTTAAAGCCAGATCATCGTTTGAGTATGTCGTTGCTAATTTTGCAAAATTTTCACCTTTTTGTGCCCGATTTATAATATCATTTGCTCTGTTAGTTGCATTATCAATCTGTTGTTTAGACGCTTTTTCTGGTACAGATATAAGAATATGGCTAATTTTGACATCTATATTGTTAGCTGGCTGTTCAGAAAGATTTTTAGTCAAAGTTTCAACTTCTTTTTCTGAAATTTTAATTCTAGGCCTAACCTCATTCATTCTGGTTTGTTCGATCAACATATCATTATGAATACGTTCCCGATAACTGCTATAACTAATACCCATTATCGAAAGTTTACTTCTGAGTTCATCAATCGTCATACCGTTTTGCTCTGCAATTCTAGCAATAGCGTTGGTGACTTCATCATCATTGATTGTAATTTTTGCTTTAGCTGCTTTTTGCAAAATTAAATTTTCAATAATTAAGCGATCCAGAATTTGCTCTCTTAATACATTATCATTAGGCAGATTACTCGCATCAGTACTGGCCTTTATTGTTTTTAACATGTCGTTAATATCACTTTCTAAAATGACATTATTATTAACTACTGCAGCTACTCGTTCGATAACCTTAGGTGCGGCAACTGTTGATAATGGAGTAAGTAGTCCTATGGTTAAACTTAAATTTAAAGTAATCAATAATTTTGATAGTTTCATATTTGCGTTACTCGTATTGTTTGTTACAGTATAAATATTACTGTATTAATTTAATTAGTTATATTAAATAAAATTAATATGTTCATTAAAATGTCGTTGTGTATGGAAGTTTTCCAAAGTTTAACATTTTTGCTTTCGCATCACGGTTACGCCCTAAACCTTGTAATTCAAAATTAACGGAGAGTTTATTTTCGTATTTACTGCTACGCGTAATTGAATCCCAATCTGTTAACTTTCGTCCATATTGTACAGTCATTCCCCAGCAACAATCACTATAATGTAACCCTATGGAGCTATCGGCCGTTTGGCCTAAGTTGACGTCATAATAGTATGAACCTACCGCATTGATTGTTTGTGACAACGGCCACGCTGTAACAAATCCAGCTTGTGAGATATCTTGTTTATAATTCTTATATAAAGAACTTAAATCAACCGTATTAATATAATTATGGTTAGCATAACGATAAGATAGTTGTAGTAGTTTTTCACTTGATGGACGATATTCAAATATTGCATTAGCTAAAGAGACAGTATCAATTCGAGTATCATATTGTATACCACTCCTGAAAATCATATTATCAGTGATCCGCCAAAAATTATCAGAAGCCCAAGTGATACTACCAGTATCTGAGTTTTCATCTAATCCAGTATTATGTTCGCTGGTTTTTGATTTAGTAAAATAAGTAATCTGTCCAATGGAAAAATTAAACTTTTCAACTTTATTATTATCGTAAAAACGAGTTGTTACCCCTGTGGCTATATTATTAGCAGAAGCAATTCGATCCAATCCACTGTATGGTTGATCTCTAAATAAACCCACATAATCAAATTGTAATAAGGTGGAATCATAAGTTCCTATATTAGACTGATTTCGGTATGGAATATATATATATTTTACTCGAGGTTCTAATGTCTGGGTATAGCCATCAATGAAATTGAAGTCACGCTCAAATATAATTTTACCATCAATACTAAATTTTGGTATAAAACGGTTTACATTTTTATCTAACTGTCTATATCTATCAATGTGTCTTTTAATATTATCTTGACTATAATGTGTTGCCATTATACCGGCTGAAGTTGTTAATATTGTCCAAGAATTAGTTAAAGTATAATTAATTGATGGTTCAATATGAGTGCGCCATGCTTTAGGATTATTCTTTCCGGAGCTTATAAAATGAGATACTTGAGAAAACGTTTTAAATTTAATTGGTCCAAAATCATAATTATAATAATTAATATTTAATTGTGGTTGAGTTTGATACAATGAATCTTTCACACCATCTTGAAAGGCTTGAAAGTGTCTATAGCCCAAAGTAATGTCCCAATTTGGATCATTATAGCCTAATTTATAAAACTGAGTTAGATATCCTGCTGTTTGAGATGTATATTTAGAATCTAAATCTGCTAAATATTGATTATCACTTACACGTGTCGAATCAACAGTAAAACGCCAATTGTAATTAATTAATTCGTCGTTTTTCCAATAGAATAACCAGCGATGACGATTGTCATCATAGTTATTACCATTTAATAATCTATCTCTATCTTCATTATATTTAGCATCATGTTGTAGCCAATCAAATGCGAGTGTACCCAAACCAAGCTCATTCAGATACCGGAATTCGGTTTGTAATTGAAGGCCGCGACGCTGTAATAGCCTCGGGATGAATGTGGCATCATAATTAGGTGCAATATTCCAATAAATAGGTAAAGTAAAATCAATACCACTGACGCTGTCATAACTTATATTAGGCATTAATAAACCTGACCGACGCTTATTACCTGTTGGTAATTGTAAGTAAGGTGAATACAATACAGGTACTTTACCAATACGAAATATCGCATTCCATACTTCAAGTAATTGCTCTTCATTATCGTGAATAATCGTTGAACCCTTAATACTCCAAGTACCGTCATCGACAGGACATGAGGTAAAACTGCCGTTTTTCAAAATAACCAATCGATTTTTCTCAAGTTTCATCTCATCAGCATCACCGCGACCAAGTCGATTAACAAGATGATACTCACCAGGGCTGATTTGGGTATCATTATTATTAAGATTCATTGATGCATTATTACCTTTTATTTTAATCAAATTATCTTGATAATTAATGTTTCCTTGTAAGATTGCTAAACGGTTTTTTTGATTAGTTGAGTCAATTGTGACTTTATTTGCTTGTACTGTGCGGTTCCCTTGTTCTATTGAAACATCACCTTGATAAATGACAGTATTTGGATAAATCGCTTCAAATTGGTTTGCTTCGGCATTAACAGGCAATGTGTTAATATCACCTTTAACTAAAGGGCGATCATATTTTGGAACACTGGCAAAACATTGTGGATTATTACTTTCAGCTTTAGGTAAACCTATAGCATAGCAGCTATTAGACAATGAAAGGGTAACGGTAATTGCAATAAATGACGGCGTTAATTTTTTCATCAATAATTAAAGGTAGTTATGATTATTATATGCTAAGCATTATAACGGTTATTTATAAAAGTGCGAACGAAAAATTAATGTTTGGTTCTGCGCTTATTTGTTTTACTGATTTGTTTAACCATTGCAATTCTTTTGTCGACAGAAGTATGCTGAAATTCATCCCACCATTTAGCTAGAGTTAAAAGTTCACCTTTTTCGATGGATGCCCGCATTTCTAATAAATCATATGCTGCACGGAATTTAGGATGTTCCAAAATTGCAAATGCACGTTTTCCTTCACGTTTTTTCATTCGTAATTGTAAACGCCAGATATCTCCCATTATTGTTGTTAATCTCTTAGGTATTGCAATCATTCGGCATTGTTCACTTAGTATATCATTAATAGCCATTGAAAATGCATCATGAAATAACAAACCACTTTCAACACAAGTTAATTGTGTCTGTTCAATAATTGGATACCAAAAAAAAGCAGCAAATAAAAATGCAGGATTAACACGTAGCTTATTAGCTATTCGGTAATCAGTATTTTTTAAAACTTGCTCAATCATTTTTTCTAAATAGCTATTATTATTTTGAGTAAATAGTTGTTCAATGATCGGAAATAATTGCTCAAAAAGATGATATTTTTTTAATAATAAATAAGTGTTATATCCATTGCCTGATTGTAATAATTTTAGTGATTCATCAAAAAGTCTTGCTGACGGTATATTTTTTAACAAAGGTGCAAGATGTTTGATTGGTTCAGCTGTTGTAGGTTCAATTTGCATATCAAGTTTAGCGGCAAAACGAATCGTTCGTAACATTCTAACCGGATCTTCACGATAGCGAACTTTTGGATCACCAATCAAGCGAATAATTCCATTTTGTAAGTCTTTTAAGCCACCACAGTAATCACGTAACGTAAAATCTTTTATACTATAATAAAAAGCGTTCATCGTGAAATCACGACGAACAGCATCTTGTTCAATTGTTCCATATACATTATCGCGTAGCAGCATTCCCGATTGGGAACGTTTGGCAATATTGTTTTGTTCATCTTGGTTGCTATGCTCACCGCGGAAGGTTGCTACTTCAATAATCTCTTTACCAAACATAATGTGCGCCAGACGGAATCTTTTGCCAACTAAACGGCAATTGCGAAACGTTTTTTGTACTTGTTCTGGTGTTGCGTTGGTTGCAATATCGAAATCTTTAGGTGTCTTACCTAGTAAAAGATCTCGAATACATCCACCAACTAAATAAGCTTCATATCCTTGTTTATTTAATCTATAAAGAACTTTTAACGCATTTTCACTAATATCTTTACGTGAAATATTGTGTTCATTGCGAGATATCAAAACATATCGAGATTCTTTCTGTTTTTCGATGTGAAACATTTTACGGTAAAAGCGAGAGACTTGTTTAAAAATAGTGCACCTCTAAAAGTATATTTACTCAAGTGATATAGCGCGCGATTATATCTCAATTGCTTATAACTTTCCATTTTTCTTCATTTATCAACTTTAACTATAGTAAAATTAAATACTTTAGGATTTTAGTTTAATATTCTATTTAATTTTTAAACATAATTATCAATAATAGCACTTTATATAGTACAATTAGCGATATTGGTCTAGAAAACAACATTATCTATTTACATGTATTTTATGTGTAATTTTACTATCTAATTATAATTAACTAACCTATATTCAAAAATTTTTAATATATTATAGAAAATAGCTCATATAAACAACATGATAAATATTTAAGTTATCTTTCAATCTGTTAATTTTTTAAACAGGATTAGCCAATAAAAATTGTTTGAGTATATACCATTAACTGATAAATTATTTTGGGGACATTATGAATATTCGTGATTTGGAATATTTTGTTTCGTTAGCTGAGTTTCGTCATTTTCGTAAAGCTGCTGATGCTTGCAATGTGAGTCAACCAACTTTAAGTGGACAAATCAGAAAATTGGAAGATGAACTAGGCGTGATGTTATTAGAACGTACTAGTCGCAAAGTATTATTTACTCAAACAGGTATGATGCTTGTTGAGCAAGCTAAAGAGATATTACGCAATATTCAAATCCTTAAAGAGATGGCTAGTCGCCAAGGGGAAGAGATGTCAGGTCCGATGCATATTGGTTTAATACCAACTATTGCTCCTTATTTATTACCACATGTAATAACTGTACTACATGAATCTTTTCCTCAATTAGAGCTTTATTTACATGAAGCACAAACTGCTAATATTGTCGCTCAACTTGAAAGTGGTAAATTAGATTGCGCAATAATTGCACAAGTAAAAGAAACGGCGCAATTTATTGAACTTCCATTATTTAATGAGCCAATGTTTTTAGCTGTTCCAGCAAACGATGAGTTAGCAAATAAACAAACAGTTAAACTTTCTAATTTAAAAGGTCAAAAATTCTTAATGTTGGAAGATGGGCACTGTTTACGTGAACATGCTATGGGATATTGTTTTCAAGTAGGTATTGATGAAGATAAACAATTTAAAGCAACAAGCTTAGAAACCTTGCGTAGTATGATTTCTGCGGGTCGAGGAATAACTTTATTTCCTGAGCTAGCTGCTCCAAATGAGCGAATGAGAGATAATATTTGCTATATTCCTTGTACCGATCCGATTCCAGTACGTAGTATTGCTTTGATTTATAGACCTGGTTCACCTTTGCGTTCACGTTATGAAACAATTGCAAAAACGATTCGCGAACATATGCCAAAAGTATTTGCAGAAAAAGAACGTTTGTTAAAATCAATAAATATAAAATGAAAAACATTAAAACAAGTGGCGTACGTGCACAGCAGAAAGAGAGAACTCGTCGATCATTAATTGATGCGGCGTTTAATCAACTAAATGCCGAGCAGGGTTTTGCCAGTTTGAGCTTGCGTGAAGTTGCTCGAGAAGCTG encodes:
- the surA gene encoding peptidylprolyl isomerase SurA, giving the protein MKLSKLLITLNLSLTIGLLTPLSTVAAPKVIERVAAVVNNNVILESDINDMLKTIKASTDASNLPNDNVLREQILDRLIIENLILQKAAKAKITINDDEVTNAIARIAEQNGMTIDELRSKLSIMGISYSSYRERIHNDMLIEQTRMNEVRPRIKISEKEVETLTKNLSEQPANNIDVKISHILISVPEKASKQQIDNATNRANDIINRAQKGENFAKLATTYSNDDLALKGGNMGWNKLNELPTIFEERLVRAQKGSIIGPIRSGVGLHILKVDDTRKEAPKKYTIEEMNARHILIKTNVLVTDQIARQKLNDIRKSIINGTMSFEAAAKANSEDPGSAENGGNLGWNRPEVYDSGFRNALVHLKKGEISQPVKSSFGWHLIQLIETKQTDGTNAIKQDRAYRLIFNRKFSEEAQVWIQELKGDAYINITGENKHE
- a CDS encoding sulfatase-like hydrolase/transferase; protein product: MKKLYCCVLINIFISSLIAIRFFLVPDISFSWLGSTFSVFAVLGHFFSLYILFFLICIPTLWLRKYLCHAILAILFSLIQITLYVDTIVFQQYRFHINESVLSMVLSGQIVDFSIATYLLMLVLIVVSFCAEYLIIYIIDFKISKPHSKTNAILFSTLLLIVSLFISQFGHMVAFYYAYSPIMVVKEYIPLYRPLTSKKIMNFFDKQGERKVVYDKDYINATIDYPKNPLVINPENKKLKNIMFIVLDSWRYDTFSNEISPNTFQFVKNNDGVVFNNHYSTGNATRTGIFGLFYGIPGTYWDSFLRGSIPSLFITTLQKENYNIGIFTSAKVTAPEFDRTAFVTIENLRISSKDGSASKRDKQITDDWLSWYKSRDTSRPTFSFLFYDAPHAYDFPDDFPVRFKPIGDLNYMTLNNDTDPLPIFNRYKQSVYYDDYLLQSIYDELIKSDSLNDTLLIITGDHSQEMNDNKLGFWGHNGNYTDAQTKVPFIIIGATELGNLINNSNKLTNHEDVVPSLMKHYLYVENDIKDYSTGYDLFKPITDRNWLLMSNYSSYAVRTSDNIYFVNRIGISRYMDLHNHELNEVPNYQYIQEAMKNMSYFFNREKND
- the pcnB gene encoding polynucleotide adenylyltransferase PcnB; translated protein: MFHIEKQKESRYVLISRNEHNISRKDISENALKVLYRLNKQGYEAYLVGGCIRDLLLGKTPKDFDIATNATPEQVQKTFRNCRLVGKRFRLAHIMFGKEIIEVATFRGEHSNQDEQNNIAKRSQSGMLLRDNVYGTIEQDAVRRDFTMNAFYYSIKDFTLRDYCGGLKDLQNGIIRLIGDPKVRYREDPVRMLRTIRFAAKLDMQIEPTTAEPIKHLAPLLKNIPSARLFDESLKLLQSGNGYNTYLLLKKYHLFEQLFPIIEQLFTQNNNSYLEKMIEQVLKNTDYRIANKLRVNPAFLFAAFFWYPIIEQTQLTCVESGLLFHDAFSMAINDILSEQCRMIAIPKRLTTIMGDIWRLQLRMKKREGKRAFAILEHPKFRAAYDLLEMRASIEKGELLTLAKWWDEFQHTSVDKRIAMVKQISKTNKRRTKH
- the oxyR gene encoding DNA-binding transcriptional regulator OxyR — encoded protein: MNIRDLEYFVSLAEFRHFRKAADACNVSQPTLSGQIRKLEDELGVMLLERTSRKVLFTQTGMMLVEQAKEILRNIQILKEMASRQGEEMSGPMHIGLIPTIAPYLLPHVITVLHESFPQLELYLHEAQTANIVAQLESGKLDCAIIAQVKETAQFIELPLFNEPMFLAVPANDELANKQTVKLSNLKGQKFLMLEDGHCLREHAMGYCFQVGIDEDKQFKATSLETLRSMISAGRGITLFPELAAPNERMRDNICYIPCTDPIPVRSIALIYRPGSPLRSRYETIAKTIREHMPKVFAEKERLLKSINIK
- the sppA gene encoding signal peptide peptidase SppA, which encodes MSALSVIKSIWKVINVIREMFLNLIFLVIILIIFGGIGLIKEAKKQNTVPQYGSLVLDLEGVIVDNTNYSDEIYALQNKIYGKKINTSRENSLFVLTQKIAQATIDPNIKSMVLKLDNFVGADLSSLQYVGKYLTKFKEAKKPIYAFGTTYNQSQYYLASYANKIYLTPLGSVNVYGLSANNLYYKTLLDNLKVNTHVFRVGTYKSAIEPFVRDNMSEEARNNTTRWLTLMWDNYLNDISTQRKKANTQLVPTPEKMLSELKSVNGNMAQYALSNGLVDIITSNHQYELEFIDQHEISIYDYLLKSEEEQLISDNNKSNTPLIAVVFVNGTINNSENSRAVAGSQDIVQQLKEIRQNLDKHNVQAVVLRVNSPGGSVDASEAIRSELEALRSYKIPVVVSMGGMAASGGYWISTESDYIVASPNTITGSIGIFGIIPTFENSLSHVGVYSDGVSTSPLAGNNLTKNLPEETSQLIQMNINNGYQKFISLVAKARKMTTKQVDKIGQGQVWLGSEANNIGLVDKLGDFDDAVEIAATLADLTDYRIDWPKPEVNWFNALYSDMIAILPHSTAEIFFEHLPEAKQLQQHISLWNNFNDTQNRYIYCLNCADVR
- the lptD gene encoding LPS assembly protein LptD, which encodes MKKLTPSFIAITVTLSLSNSCYAIGLPKAESNNPQCFASVPKYDRPLVKGDINTLPVNAEANQFEAIYPNTVIYQGDVSIEQGNRTVQANKVTIDSTNQKNRLAILQGNINYQDNLIKIKGNNASMNLNNNDTQISPGEYHLVNRLGRGDADEMKLEKNRLVILKNGSFTSCPVDDGTWSIKGSTIIHDNEEQLLEVWNAIFRIGKVPVLYSPYLQLPTGNKRRSGLLMPNISYDSVSGIDFTLPIYWNIAPNYDATFIPRLLQRRGLQLQTEFRYLNELGLGTLAFDWLQHDAKYNEDRDRLLNGNNYDDNRHRWLFYWKNDELINYNWRFTVDSTRVSDNQYLADLDSKYTSQTAGYLTQFYKLGYNDPNWDITLGYRHFQAFQDGVKDSLYQTQPQLNINYYNYDFGPIKFKTFSQVSHFISSGKNNPKAWRTHIEPSINYTLTNSWTILTTSAGIMATHYSQDNIKRHIDRYRQLDKNVNRFIPKFSIDGKIIFERDFNFIDGYTQTLEPRVKYIYIPYRNQSNIGTYDSTLLQFDYVGLFRDQPYSGLDRIASANNIATGVTTRFYDNNKVEKFNFSIGQITYFTKSKTSEHNTGLDENSDTGSITWASDNFWRITDNMIFRSGIQYDTRIDTVSLANAIFEYRPSSEKLLQLSYRYANHNYINTVDLSSLYKNYKQDISQAGFVTAWPLSQTINAVGSYYYDVNLGQTADSSIGLHYSDCCWGMTVQYGRKLTDWDSITRSSKYENKLSVNFELQGLGRNRDAKAKMLNFGKLPYTTTF
- the rsmA gene encoding 16S rRNA (adenine(1518)-N(6)/adenine(1519)-N(6))-dimethyltransferase RsmA; translation: MNNRVHQGHFARKRFGQNFLHDDYIIESIVAAIQPKTDQALVEIGPGLAALTVPVSKYVDHLTVIEIDRDLASRLIDNPLLKNKLTVIEQDALTFNFNELNQQLGKPLRVFGNLPYNISTPLMFHLFEYANIIVDMHFMLQKEVVTRLVAAPNSKDYGRLSVMAQYYCQIIPVLEVPPTSFKPAPKVDSAVVKLIPYKEKLHQVNDVKILSRITTEAFNQRRKTIRNSLGNMFTVEQLVELNIDPNLRAENITVQQYCQLANAWK